One Amaranthus tricolor cultivar Red isolate AtriRed21 chromosome 1, ASM2621246v1, whole genome shotgun sequence DNA window includes the following coding sequences:
- the LOC130820583 gene encoding SKP1-like protein 12 — protein sequence MASSSSEKIITLMSSDGQTFDVESDIVESQSLMIKSLIKGHNFTNGVTPLKVHADILPHILDYCKKHAKQDPPINDEELKKWDEEFIKCNWSILFDLTMAANYLLMDSLIDLTCRTVADMIKGMSVEKIREDFQIKNDFTPEEEKQVRNENSWVFERF from the coding sequence ATGGCATCGTCTTCATCCGAGAAGATAATAACCCTAATGAGTTCGGATGGACAGACATTCGATGTGGAATCCGACATCGTCGAATCGCAAAGTCTGATGATCAAGAGCCTTATCAAGGGTCACAACTTCACCAATGGTGTTACTCCGCTTAAAGTTCATGCAGATATTCTGCCGCACATTCTCGATTACTGCAAAAAACACGCCAAACAGGATCCACCTATAAATGATGAAGAACTCAAGAAATGGGATGAAGAATTCATCAAATGTAATTGGAGTATCTTGTTTGATCTGACTATGGCTGCTAATTATCTTCTTATGGATTCTTTGATTGATTTGACTTGCCGAACAGTGGCCGACATGATTAAAGGTATGTCTGTGGAGAAAATCAGGGAAGATTTCCAAATCAAGAATGATTTTACACCTGAAGAAGAGAAACAAGTTCGAAATGAGAATTCATGGGTATTCGAGAGATTCTGA